One window from the genome of Alkalihalobacillus sp. LMS6 encodes:
- the spxA gene encoding transcriptional regulator SpxA: MVTLLTSPSCTSCRKAKAWLEEHNIPFEERNIFAAPLSVEEVKHVVRMTEDGTDEIISTRSKVFQELDVELESLPLQKLFTIISDNPGLLRRPIIFDEKRLQVGYNDAEIRRFLPRKVRTFQLQEAQRLVN; the protein is encoded by the coding sequence ATGGTCACACTACTAACATCCCCTAGTTGTACATCTTGTAGAAAAGCAAAAGCATGGTTAGAAGAGCACAATATTCCTTTTGAAGAACGGAATATTTTTGCAGCACCACTCTCTGTAGAAGAAGTTAAGCATGTTGTACGTATGACAGAAGATGGGACAGATGAAATTATTTCAACGCGCTCAAAAGTTTTTCAAGAGCTGGATGTTGAATTAGAATCTCTTCCATTACAAAAATTGTTTACAATAATCAGTGATAATCCTGGTTTGTTACGTAGACCGATTATATTCGACGAAAAGCGTCTTCAGGTTGGTTATAACGATGCGGAGATTCGTCGCTTTTTACCGCGGAAGGTTCGTACATTCCAACTTCAAGAAGCACAACGTCTTGTAAATTAA
- a CDS encoding GNAT family N-acetyltransferase: MKTWYDKLAEYFPIEEMKSEEHMKLLLKEKGDVYHKDESDKHVLMYVETDEFVFVDYLFVSSHARGEGLGKKLLDQLKKKQKPIILEVEPVDYEDTDTEKRQRFYEREGFTHAKSIGYRRRSLATNEVNELEILFWSPENDDENTIYEQMKHTYETIHTYKDEHLYGESYEPVNKVLTYDEQSKPVKP, translated from the coding sequence ATGAAAACATGGTATGATAAGCTAGCGGAATATTTTCCAATTGAAGAAATGAAGTCTGAGGAACATATGAAATTGCTGTTAAAGGAAAAAGGAGATGTGTACCACAAAGATGAAAGTGACAAACATGTCCTAATGTATGTCGAAACCGATGAGTTTGTTTTTGTTGATTATTTATTTGTGTCCAGTCATGCTCGAGGTGAAGGGCTTGGGAAAAAATTATTGGACCAATTGAAAAAAAAGCAAAAGCCAATTATACTTGAGGTAGAACCAGTTGATTATGAAGATACCGATACAGAAAAAAGACAGCGGTTTTATGAGCGAGAAGGGTTTACTCACGCAAAATCGATTGGCTATCGTCGGCGTTCTCTAGCGACAAATGAAGTAAATGAACTAGAAATTCTTTTTTGGTCACCAGAGAACGATGATGAAAATACGATATATGAGCAAATGAAACATACGTATGAAACGATTCACACGTACAAGGATGAACATTTGTACGGAGAATCGTATGAACCAGTAAATAAAGTGTTGACGTATGATGAACAAAGCAAACCAGTTAAACCTTAA
- a CDS encoding putative glycoside hydrolase has product MNTFMKRTFFTIGAGALGSALLLAATTTEAKADSGVALMHSQKVANENNGFEIPSSSARFVYQSGYHFDYPEDGVRGIFLTAHSAGGSRLNTLVDFVNETDINSMVIDIKDDTGNITYMPDEDSPFYDIAKNYIDDPAEMMSVLEENEIYPIARIVVFKDSVLADLKPELSFRESNGELWKNRNGDAFVNPFLEEVWDYNVEVAKEAAKMGFRDVQFDYVRFPEGFLNRSDSLTYGLGNYDDGEGDTVDSRIDAVADFVGYAREELQPFDVEVSVDIFGAAARGFEENVGQDFVKISENVDVISSMPYPSHWGPFSIGNIDKPDLYPYEVMDEYSQLENDVLDELGDEKPTQRPWLQDFTASYLGAGNYTNYGVNEIEAQIQALYDNDIHEFLLWNASNTYTEGVDYVNP; this is encoded by the coding sequence ATGAACACATTTATGAAACGAACATTCTTTACCATCGGTGCTGGAGCACTAGGTTCTGCTCTGCTTTTAGCAGCGACGACTACAGAAGCAAAGGCTGACTCAGGTGTTGCCCTCATGCATTCGCAAAAAGTTGCAAACGAAAATAATGGATTTGAAATCCCTTCTTCTTCTGCACGTTTTGTGTACCAATCTGGCTACCATTTTGACTATCCAGAAGATGGGGTAAGAGGAATTTTCCTAACCGCTCATTCAGCAGGTGGTTCACGATTAAATACATTAGTTGATTTTGTTAATGAAACAGATATTAATTCAATGGTTATTGATATTAAAGATGATACCGGAAATATTACGTATATGCCTGATGAAGACTCCCCTTTTTATGATATTGCTAAAAATTATATCGATGATCCGGCGGAAATGATGTCAGTGCTTGAAGAAAATGAAATTTACCCTATTGCTCGTATCGTTGTTTTTAAGGATTCTGTTCTTGCAGACTTAAAGCCAGAATTGTCGTTTAGAGAAAGTAACGGCGAATTATGGAAAAACCGTAACGGTGATGCATTTGTGAATCCATTCTTAGAAGAAGTATGGGATTACAATGTTGAAGTTGCGAAAGAAGCAGCGAAAATGGGCTTTAGAGACGTGCAATTTGACTACGTTCGTTTCCCAGAAGGATTCTTAAATCGCTCTGATAGTTTAACTTACGGTTTAGGTAATTACGATGATGGGGAAGGGGATACAGTAGATAGCAGAATTGACGCTGTAGCTGATTTCGTTGGATATGCGCGTGAAGAATTACAACCATTTGATGTTGAGGTATCTGTTGATATTTTTGGAGCTGCAGCACGTGGATTTGAAGAAAACGTTGGACAAGATTTCGTGAAAATTTCTGAAAATGTAGATGTTATTTCGTCTATGCCTTATCCGAGTCACTGGGGACCATTTTCAATTGGAAATATTGATAAACCAGATCTATATCCTTATGAAGTAATGGATGAGTATTCACAGTTAGAAAACGATGTTCTTGATGAGTTAGGCGATGAGAAACCTACGCAAAGACCATGGTTACAAGACTTCACTGCTAGTTACTTAGGTGCAGGGAACTATACAAATTATGGTGTAAATGAAATTGAAGCGCAAATTCAAGCGCTCTATGACAATGATATTCATGAGTTTTTATTATGGAACGCAAGCAACACGTATACTGAAGGTGTTGACTACGTTAACCCATAA
- a CDS encoding hemolysin III family protein encodes MAETHIFTKREEVANAVTHGIGTLLSIAALTLLIVYSSLYGTAWHVVTFTIYGVSMLLLYVSSTMVHSFPPGKAKDVFEILDHAAIYVFIAGTYTPIALILIEGALGWTMFGIVWGLAIGGTIFKIFFVKKFLFISTLIYLAMGWLAMIAIVPIFNALSTTGLWYLVIGGLFYSIGTIFYMWRGFRYHHAVWHLFVIAGSVFHFFLILHHVLPVGV; translated from the coding sequence TTGGCGGAAACGCATATTTTCACGAAACGAGAAGAAGTTGCAAACGCGGTTACACACGGAATTGGAACACTGCTTAGTATAGCAGCTTTAACGTTACTTATTGTGTATTCGAGTTTGTATGGTACAGCTTGGCATGTCGTGACCTTCACGATTTATGGAGTAAGCATGCTACTTCTTTATGTTTCCTCTACAATGGTTCACAGTTTTCCACCAGGTAAAGCAAAGGACGTATTTGAAATTTTGGATCATGCAGCGATTTATGTATTCATTGCCGGAACGTACACACCCATCGCGCTTATCTTAATAGAAGGTGCATTAGGGTGGACGATGTTTGGTATTGTCTGGGGTCTTGCAATTGGTGGAACGATTTTTAAAATTTTCTTCGTAAAGAAATTTTTATTTATCTCTACGCTCATTTATTTAGCGATGGGGTGGCTAGCAATGATCGCCATCGTCCCAATTTTTAATGCGCTATCTACAACTGGTTTATGGTATCTAGTCATTGGTGGGTTGTTTTATTCAATCGGCACCATTTTTTATATGTGGAGAGGCTTTCGGTACCATCACGCAGTTTGGCATTTATTTGTTATCGCGGGCTCCGTCTTTCATTTTTTCCTTATTTTGCACCACGTCTTGCCTGTCGGTGTTTAA
- a CDS encoding HD domain-containing protein, translated as MRDVTLTQVFDHHITQKYINRSGMAHAIRVAYHGYALAIDHKVDVDLATKAAFLHDIGHYMWYKNGKWDYSLYKAFDIHPIKGAERAHKLLIRLGEHPRKAKEIAVAILLHTDSYLPSHDLALTPLQNIVAKADTLDEEPGGDHHYRTIDMDRARQLLIELDVQVDAVIKKQLG; from the coding sequence ATGAGAGATGTTACATTAACACAAGTGTTTGATCATCATATTACACAAAAATACATTAACCGTTCCGGGATGGCGCACGCCATTCGTGTTGCTTACCATGGCTATGCGCTAGCGATTGACCATAAAGTAGACGTTGACTTAGCTACAAAAGCCGCCTTTTTGCACGACATTGGTCACTATATGTGGTACAAAAATGGAAAATGGGATTATAGTTTATACAAAGCATTCGACATTCATCCTATAAAAGGCGCAGAGCGAGCGCACAAATTACTCATTCGACTTGGGGAACATCCTAGAAAAGCAAAAGAGATTGCTGTCGCGATTTTACTTCATACAGATTCTTACCTGCCCTCTCACGACCTTGCTTTAACACCGCTACAAAATATTGTCGCAAAAGCAGACACTTTAGATGAGGAACCTGGTGGCGATCATCATTATCGGACGATTGATATGGATCGTGCGCGTCAGCTGCTTATAGAGTTAGATGTTCAAGTCGATGCTGTCATAAAAAAACAGCTAGGTTAA
- a CDS encoding TlpA disulfide reductase family protein: protein MTFSKWLSQCLIICILVLATTEVLAVPNEVSVEGPYMEQTLPSFSGSTLNGDPIAYEKGTHHKTVIHFFATWCYPCQEEMPAIAALSNVLQQQEGSQFIPVNLTSSERSKNDIAPFLQQYEAQFDPILDLNGTLQKQFQIFGVPTTIVVDQDGIVTQRINGPITKDDFQLISEP, encoded by the coding sequence ATGACGTTCTCTAAATGGCTAAGCCAATGTTTAATTATTTGTATACTAGTACTGGCAACAACGGAAGTTCTTGCTGTTCCAAACGAAGTAAGCGTTGAAGGTCCATATATGGAACAAACCTTACCTTCGTTTTCAGGCTCCACGTTAAACGGCGATCCTATCGCTTATGAAAAGGGGACGCATCATAAAACGGTCATTCATTTCTTTGCAACGTGGTGCTATCCATGTCAAGAAGAGATGCCGGCTATCGCTGCGCTTAGCAATGTTCTGCAACAACAAGAAGGAAGCCAATTTATTCCCGTTAATTTAACAAGTTCCGAACGGAGTAAAAACGACATCGCGCCTTTTTTACAACAGTACGAAGCTCAGTTTGACCCAATCCTTGATCTTAATGGAACCTTACAAAAGCAGTTTCAAATTTTTGGTGTTCCAACAACGATTGTGGTTGATCAAGATGGAATCGTTACTCAACGAATCAATGGCCCAATAACAAAAGATGACTTTCAACTTATAAGCGAGCCTTAA
- the trpS gene encoding tryptophan--tRNA ligase, whose translation MQTVFSGIQPSGVLTLGNYLGALKHFSAMQYDYDSYFCIVDQHAITVPQDRLKLRQQIRSLAALYLASGIDPNKSTLFIQSEVPAHAQLGWMMQCLSYIGELERMTQFKDKSAGKDGVSSALLTYPPLMAADILLYQTDIVPVGEDQKQHLELARNLAERFNNKYLDVFKVPEVQIPKVGARIMSLNDPSKKMSKSNPQPKSYISLLDDPKTIEKKMKSAVTDSDGTIRFDPENKPAVSNLLSIFSLCTDESIETLENRYQQSGYGPFKSDLAEAVIQTLEPVQQRYYELVDSSELDDILDAGAEKAAQIANKTLKKAENAMGLGRKRK comes from the coding sequence ATGCAAACGGTATTTTCCGGAATTCAGCCGAGCGGTGTGTTAACGCTTGGAAATTATTTAGGTGCACTGAAACATTTTTCAGCAATGCAGTATGACTATGATAGTTATTTTTGCATTGTTGACCAACATGCCATTACGGTACCCCAAGATCGATTAAAATTACGTCAACAAATTCGCAGTCTCGCAGCACTGTATCTCGCATCAGGCATTGATCCGAATAAATCAACATTATTTATTCAATCAGAAGTGCCCGCCCACGCTCAATTAGGTTGGATGATGCAGTGCCTTTCCTATATCGGTGAATTGGAACGTATGACACAGTTTAAAGACAAATCTGCTGGCAAAGATGGCGTATCTTCAGCTTTACTTACATACCCACCTTTAATGGCTGCAGACATTTTATTGTATCAAACCGATATTGTGCCTGTTGGAGAGGACCAGAAACAGCATTTAGAATTAGCACGTAACCTTGCTGAGCGCTTTAACAATAAATATTTGGATGTTTTCAAAGTGCCAGAAGTACAAATTCCTAAAGTCGGCGCTCGCATTATGTCTCTTAATGATCCAAGTAAAAAAATGAGTAAGTCAAACCCACAGCCAAAGAGCTATATTTCTCTATTGGACGATCCGAAAACGATTGAGAAAAAAATGAAGAGTGCGGTTACAGATTCTGATGGGACGATTCGCTTTGATCCCGAAAATAAACCGGCTGTTTCCAATTTGCTGTCCATCTTTTCTCTTTGCACGGATGAAAGCATCGAAACACTTGAAAACCGTTATCAACAATCCGGCTATGGCCCGTTTAAATCTGACCTTGCGGAAGCTGTTATTCAAACCCTTGAACCCGTTCAACAACGTTATTATGAGTTGGTTGATTCAAGCGAACTTGACGATATTTTAGATGCTGGTGCTGAAAAAGCGGCGCAAATAGCAAATAAAACGTTGAAAAAAGCGGAAAATGCGATGGGACTTGGTCGTAAAAGAAAATAG
- a CDS encoding MarR family winged helix-turn-helix transcriptional regulator produces MKSSLIEAMDVFKDVFFYGHQIIEEELTHEFRELSPEQLAVLIIIDLSGPLTSKEIAAFQRTHKSAVSNRLKKLQQKQLIQFKESEQDSRLKYVSFTEEGEAKMKAYQDEVHAYFTTLFSDFETQEIAQFYQLMNKIRDRLRHYSSVKIAENKRKRTR; encoded by the coding sequence TTGAAAAGTTCGCTTATAGAAGCCATGGATGTTTTTAAAGATGTATTTTTTTATGGCCATCAAATTATTGAAGAAGAACTAACTCACGAATTTCGTGAGCTCTCACCTGAGCAGCTAGCTGTACTAATTATTATTGATTTATCGGGGCCATTAACGTCAAAAGAGATTGCGGCTTTTCAAAGAACCCATAAAAGTGCAGTATCAAATCGATTAAAAAAGCTTCAGCAAAAGCAATTAATTCAGTTTAAAGAGAGCGAGCAGGATAGTCGACTCAAATATGTTTCCTTTACAGAAGAAGGGGAAGCAAAAATGAAAGCCTATCAAGATGAAGTTCATGCCTATTTTACAACGTTATTTTCGGATTTTGAAACGCAAGAGATTGCTCAATTTTACCAATTAATGAATAAAATTCGAGATCGACTTCGCCATTATAGTTCCGTAAAGATCGCTGAAAATAAGCGCAAAAGAACACGCTAA
- a CDS encoding DUF3603 family protein, whose protein sequence is MVMMRDVWVNWFEGEENGYNVCEFHEWRSEDRVEVLDQVKLIRSSVDLFSYIENQLLDLPQDLLDSVHQKSYLRKNMSRIQLDYCFIVSDGTRIIAVDTMGYKTPIRKSRLTPRQEQLVYEALNDQEVEYYEILEPLPEKDYHMLSLSPNELQGLTRRERSLKQLLFTVLDQLYTTASDAELIYWCTEWDPNAYEQLKNKSREDVWAYLIAGVEAGWSQEHYQLCKAMVKGHTFFEKLWELEHPERVK, encoded by the coding sequence ATGGTAATGATGCGAGATGTATGGGTAAATTGGTTTGAAGGCGAAGAAAATGGCTATAACGTCTGTGAGTTTCATGAATGGAGAAGTGAAGATCGTGTTGAGGTTCTGGACCAAGTGAAATTAATACGAAGCAGTGTGGATCTTTTTTCTTATATTGAAAATCAATTGCTTGATCTACCTCAAGATTTGTTAGATTCCGTTCACCAAAAAAGTTATTTACGAAAAAATATGTCGCGAATTCAATTGGATTATTGCTTTATTGTATCTGATGGCACGAGAATTATAGCGGTTGACACAATGGGCTACAAGACGCCTATTCGAAAAAGTCGACTAACACCAAGACAAGAACAATTGGTTTATGAAGCGCTCAACGATCAAGAAGTTGAATATTATGAAATTTTAGAGCCGTTACCTGAAAAGGATTATCACATGCTTTCACTAAGTCCTAATGAGTTACAAGGACTTACCCGCCGTGAACGAAGTTTGAAGCAATTATTGTTTACCGTGCTTGATCAGCTTTATACAACGGCTTCCGATGCAGAGTTAATTTACTGGTGTACGGAATGGGATCCAAATGCATATGAACAATTGAAAAATAAATCACGAGAAGATGTATGGGCCTATTTAATAGCTGGTGTGGAAGCAGGATGGTCTCAAGAGCATTACCAGTTATGTAAAGCGATGGTAAAAGGGCATACGTTCTTTGAGAAGTTGTGGGAACTTGAACACCCAGAACGTGTAAAGTAA
- a CDS encoding DUF2268 domain-containing protein: MAVIRTNKWIQLFLKHADSQRELESTYLRLFVNPLQPLFQFQNDEQLAAYLQKVGLFTVNDREQLPAFIDHDYWSILQAQFLKLKRAWNGPNVPIYVLMANQSLENRQDDVRGMMGLSFENGILLLIPSSIEQNHLRALLTHEYHHVCRLSHTKESEQSITLLESMVMEGLAELAVKEYVGESSIAPWALKQKSNWKTMWNQYLFEKTLVIKGRKEHKDFLYGSRKKRIPYMMGYTLGYCLCKEAALQLGEKSVTLLTTPAEKIYRHGYIENGFKNNEP, from the coding sequence ATGGCTGTCATTCGAACAAATAAATGGATTCAATTGTTCCTAAAACATGCAGATTCACAACGTGAGCTAGAATCTACGTATTTACGATTATTTGTTAATCCATTGCAACCTCTTTTTCAATTTCAAAACGATGAACAGTTAGCCGCTTATTTGCAGAAGGTCGGTCTTTTTACAGTAAATGATAGGGAGCAGTTACCGGCATTTATTGACCATGATTACTGGTCAATCTTGCAAGCGCAATTTCTGAAGTTAAAACGAGCTTGGAATGGACCGAATGTGCCAATTTATGTACTTATGGCGAATCAATCACTGGAAAATAGACAAGATGATGTAAGAGGAATGATGGGATTAAGTTTTGAAAACGGAATTTTGCTACTCATTCCAAGCTCAATTGAACAAAACCATTTGCGTGCGCTATTAACTCATGAATATCATCATGTATGTCGCCTTTCTCATACGAAGGAATCTGAACAGTCGATTACACTTTTAGAGTCAATGGTAATGGAAGGGTTAGCTGAACTCGCAGTGAAAGAATACGTTGGTGAATCCAGTATCGCTCCTTGGGCGCTAAAGCAAAAGAGCAATTGGAAAACGATGTGGAATCAATATTTATTCGAAAAAACGCTTGTCATTAAAGGACGGAAAGAACATAAAGATTTTCTATACGGAAGTCGAAAAAAAAGAATTCCCTACATGATGGGCTATACGCTCGGCTATTGCCTTTGCAAAGAAGCAGCCTTACAGTTAGGTGAAAAATCCGTCACGCTATTAACGACTCCAGCAGAAAAAATCTATCGACATGGATATATAGAAAATGGGTTTAAGAACAATGAGCCATGA
- the coaA gene encoding type I pantothenate kinase, with product MTTDELTKTLDAFTSLSRKEWASLNKGLNATLTEQERKNIEGIYETISSSEVNDVYLPLSELLYKRMYHNVQLHQDMNKFLQRTRTRVPFIIGIAGSVSVGKSTTARLIQTLAERWPNQPKVSLVTTDGFLYPNEVLEERGLMKRKGFPESYDIRRLISFLTELKSGVKEVEAPVYSHLTYNIESDQSQKIEQPDVVIVEGINVLQVNRKGKRMPPLFVSDFFDYSIYVDADEEDIISWYVERFHLLRNTAFQDPSSYFHRYKDLSDVEATEMAKSIWQSINGVNLDKNIKPTRLRADLILTKGKEHRVEQIQLRK from the coding sequence ATGACAACGGATGAGCTGACAAAAACGTTAGACGCATTTACTTCCCTTTCCCGCAAAGAGTGGGCTTCTTTAAATAAAGGATTGAATGCAACGTTAACAGAACAAGAAAGAAAAAATATTGAAGGTATTTATGAGACCATTTCTTCCTCAGAAGTTAATGATGTGTATTTACCATTATCAGAATTGCTTTATAAACGTATGTATCACAATGTTCAATTACATCAAGATATGAATAAATTTCTTCAGCGAACCCGGACGCGCGTTCCTTTTATTATCGGCATTGCAGGTAGCGTGTCTGTAGGAAAAAGCACAACGGCTCGCTTAATTCAGACACTTGCAGAACGTTGGCCAAATCAGCCGAAAGTCTCGCTTGTCACGACAGATGGATTTTTATATCCGAATGAAGTGCTAGAGGAACGAGGCTTGATGAAACGAAAAGGATTTCCAGAAAGTTACGATATTCGTCGTTTAATTTCATTTCTTACTGAGCTAAAATCTGGTGTAAAAGAAGTAGAAGCGCCTGTGTATTCTCATTTGACGTACAATATTGAATCCGATCAATCTCAAAAGATCGAGCAACCAGACGTTGTCATTGTAGAAGGGATTAATGTATTACAAGTAAATCGAAAAGGGAAACGAATGCCACCTTTATTCGTTTCAGATTTCTTCGACTACAGTATTTACGTTGATGCTGATGAAGAAGATATTATCTCGTGGTACGTTGAACGATTTCATTTATTACGGAATACAGCCTTTCAAGACCCTAGTTCTTATTTTCATCGTTACAAAGATTTAAGTGATGTAGAAGCTACAGAGATGGCAAAATCAATCTGGCAATCCATTAACGGAGTCAATTTAGATAAAAACATTAAACCAACTCGGCTACGTGCAGATTTAATTTTGACAAAAGGGAAAGAACATCGCGTGGAACAAATTCAACTGCGTAAATAA
- a CDS encoding CAP domain-containing protein: MKKLAITTFVATLALGFTQVDQAEASSGHQYKGTPIQWSSDCFVMDQNGSYGEWQQPGNGQIEEEPEVPVEEPIVEEEEEVAETEEVADSGDVSAEEQQMVDLVNSERAQNGLAPLEIDEELTEVARVKAQDMIDNNYFAHESPTYGSPFQMMDHFGITYQTAGENLAGNQTVDRAHTSLMNSQGHRENILSSNYSEVGIGIVDGGPYGKMFVQLFKG; this comes from the coding sequence ATGAAGAAACTTGCGATTACCACATTTGTAGCAACACTAGCGTTAGGGTTTACTCAGGTTGATCAAGCAGAAGCATCATCTGGTCATCAATATAAAGGAACACCAATTCAATGGAGCAGTGACTGTTTTGTCATGGATCAAAACGGTTCATATGGTGAATGGCAACAGCCAGGGAATGGTCAAATAGAGGAAGAACCAGAAGTACCTGTAGAAGAGCCGATCGTTGAAGAAGAGGAAGAAGTAGCTGAAACAGAAGAGGTTGCAGATTCTGGAGATGTTAGTGCAGAAGAACAGCAAATGGTTGATTTAGTGAACTCAGAACGTGCTCAAAATGGACTTGCACCACTTGAAATTGACGAAGAACTGACAGAAGTTGCGCGCGTGAAAGCACAAGATATGATTGACAACAATTACTTTGCTCACGAATCACCAACATACGGTTCACCGTTTCAAATGATGGATCACTTTGGTATTACATACCAAACGGCAGGTGAAAATTTAGCGGGTAATCAAACCGTTGATCGTGCCCACACATCTCTTATGAACTCTCAAGGTCATAGAGAGAATATTTTGAGTAGTAACTATTCTGAAGTAGGAATTGGCATCGTGGATGGTGGCCCTTATGGAAAAATGTTTGTTCAATTGTTTAAAGGATAA
- a CDS encoding cell wall hydrolase has product MIKRITLSFVALFGFSLFSTAVSESKSLKHPVQTGESLYTISERYGVSEASIQRLNHLASDQIEAGTTLAIPTAITAADRELMAQLVYAEARGESYEGKVAVATVLLNRLDHDDYPDTMYDVIHQVTPSGHYAFSPVLDGAIHNDADEESRQAVNEAITYRGLGQQSIYFYNPVTATSGWVATREQTIVIGNHVFAK; this is encoded by the coding sequence ATGATTAAAAGAATAACTCTTTCATTCGTTGCATTATTTGGTTTTAGTTTGTTTTCAACAGCTGTTTCAGAAAGTAAAAGCTTAAAGCATCCTGTGCAGACAGGTGAGTCGTTATATACCATTAGTGAGCGTTACGGTGTATCGGAAGCATCCATTCAACGCTTGAACCACTTGGCCTCTGACCAAATTGAAGCTGGCACGACATTAGCAATCCCAACAGCCATTACGGCAGCGGATCGTGAATTAATGGCTCAGCTCGTATATGCAGAAGCTCGAGGCGAGTCCTACGAGGGGAAAGTTGCCGTGGCGACTGTCCTGTTAAATCGTTTGGACCACGATGATTACCCTGATACCATGTACGACGTTATTCATCAAGTGACGCCGTCTGGTCATTATGCTTTTTCACCTGTATTAGACGGTGCGATTCATAACGATGCCGATGAAGAATCACGCCAAGCTGTTAATGAAGCGATTACGTACCGCGGTCTAGGTCAACAATCCATTTATTTTTATAACCCAGTTACAGCTACAAGTGGTTGGGTCGCAACAAGAGAACAGACCATTGTCATCGGCAATCATGTTTTCGCTAAATAA